Genomic DNA from Solanum pennellii chromosome 3, SPENNV200:
CATCATACCGCCTAGATCTTCTCTCCACATGTGACCTATCCAGATCATCTTCTTTGTAATTACTTCCCTTTTCCTTCCGCTCTGACCTGTGCTGCTCGACATCTCTCTTATAGTGATCTCTTGCAGTTGAATCTCTCTTGTAATGATCTCTTGCAGTCGAATATCTCTGCTCATGCCTTTCTACATCAGTAATTTTTGCTTTAGAATTTCTTGGATCTTTATCAGAGACTTTGACCTCTTCCTTGTAGTCAGGCCGAGGAGGCCGACCCCATTGGCCAGATCTTCCATCCTTCTTAGAATCTTCAGCTTTATCATGGGCCCATCTCGAACTTCGATCTTCCTCAGCACCCCAACCTGTGTTTGCAGCTCTCTAAAGGCAAAAACAAAATGACTTTTagtaccctaaatatataaaagatgtCTTAAAAGTTTAGAAAGCTGAAATCTCCAAATGGAGAAAGAGGGTCAAGAGATAACAGAGCATtgtgagaaaagaaaaaatctgcTTTCCTGTTTCATTTTTACAGGAAACTCGTATGATCATCTTAGTTTAGTAAAACTTCAAGAGAATAATCAGCAGACAATTTTGAAAGACAAAGGCGCTGCTTCTCCAAAAGAAAGCTAGAAAAATTGTGCTATGCAAGGAAACTAGCAGCAGTTAAGACCGAAGATCATAAGAAAGATAACCCAATTTCCTAATGAGGTAATGATAAAAACTCCTAACTATGGAACAAAAGACTGTTAAAATTTTATCTCCTTTAGTTTTCATTCCAGTTCATTGACTGCTACTCACTACTCACACCCTTGAGTGCAGGAGAACAAATAAATctcatttcaacattcaacaGCTTGCTCAAGATATTGGTCAAAACTAGGACTATTGGGTTTCACTACCTTTCTGACTGAAGTTCTATGAAATGGGAATGTTACCACCTAAATGCAATGATATGAAGAATTACACAATCCTAAGCGATATTCGATCATCTTCTCCCAGAACACTGGGATTACACGGGGATTACACCGGGTATGTTGGTGTTTTCTCCAATACACATGTCAAAGTCAAAATCATCAGaggagtgtgtgtgtgtgtgtgtttttgtTCTAAACCGACAGAGGAGTGTGTTAGCCATCCCTAACATATTCAGTCATACATTTGAAGAAGCTGTTGCAACTATTACCTCCTGGTAAAGCATATGTCTAGATACTGCTGTTGAACTCAACTTGCACAAACTACAATACACAGACTGAACCAAAGCAACATGCATTATACAAATTCAGAAGTGACTACACTTCCCAAACTACTATCACAAccgaaataataataataacaataacattaCATAGAAGATGACATATAAAGAAACAAGACAATATACATGAACAAAAGGAAAGACTAAGAACAAACCTTCTCATCGTGAGAGAACTTGCAAGCAGCACCACGATTGCATTCACCCCTCTGGAAAGAACGACAGACCCCTCGCTCCTCCCTCTTTTTCCTCTCTGTCTCTTcatcctcttcttctttctttttatagttGGTAACATGATCGACTCTGATTATTCTACCCAGGATCTGAGCACCGTTTAAGTTATCTACAAGTTCAATACCAAAAAAGTGAGTTACCTAGCCAAAATATGTTGAATAAAGTAACCTTATCTAAAAGCTTATCATcagttaaaaaaatgataaatcaaGCACTAGAAATTCTTTTAAGGTTGAAGctaaatgaagaaaagaaagagagagaaagagacaTACCCACAGCGAGATTCGTACTCCTTTGATCCTCATAAGCAACAAAAGCAAAACCCTTTGACTTGCCAGTACCTTTATCTCTAACAAGATTGACATCAACAACCTCCCCATACCTAATTAACATCGAAGAACCCATAAGACGCTTCTATTAGatgaaaacaaaacaaagtgGGCAAGGCATGAGAAATGCAAAAAGAGTAAGATGACTTACTGGGCGAAAACAGCTAGGAGATCACCTTCAGTGAGGTCAAAAGGAATTCCGCCAACAAATACATAAGCTGAATCTTTGTATCTAGCATGCCAGGATGCCTGATCGGAGATCCCTAAAGATGCTTCTTTTGcattaatattttgaatacGCTTCACTAGCGTCAACGGATTCATTGCAGTATTCCAATTCCTCAAAAACCTAGGTAGTCATTAAGTAAAGGATTAACTAGTTTATTTTGGAGATATCAAGCATTATCTACTTAAATCCAACAAGATACACTGTTAGAAGAGACAAACATGAACATGTGAGAAATTAATACGCTACTCGACCTAAAATTaacgtttttttttttcaatttcaatcaaTCAAACAGAAGGCATGGAGCAT
This window encodes:
- the LOC107012368 gene encoding zinc finger CCCH domain-containing protein 25, with the translated sequence MNPLTLVKRIQNINAKEASLGISDQASWHARYKDSAYVFVGGIPFDLTEGDLLAVFAQYGEVVDVNLVRDKGTGKSKGFAFVAYEDQRSTNLAVDNLNGAQILGRIIRVDHVTNYKKKEEEDEETERKKREERGVCRSFQRGECNRGAACKFSHDEKRAANTGWGAEEDRSSRWAHDKAEDSKKDGRSGQWGRPPRPDYKEEVKVSDKDPRNSKAKITDVERHEQRYSTARDHYKRDSTARDHYKRDVEQHRSERKEKGSNYKEDDLDRSHVERRSRRYDDVQDSGEAIGRKSRRHDDVISKEYDDRKDERRQKRYESESYHTEKRESREMEKRSRLHRDGRDEEDRRQRSHR